The Patescibacteria group bacterium genome window below encodes:
- a CDS encoding type II secretion system protein has protein sequence MFKNKKGFTLIELLVVIAIIGLLSTLAVVALTSARTKARDSKRVADMKQVQTAMELYYSANNAYPLCAAGTLVSACGVLAPDYLPGVANLKDPGGIAAACADPAAAKCNYSFGAPVAGEFEVNFWLEGATGDLAAGAHTVTPAGLK, from the coding sequence ATGTTTAAAAATAAAAAAGGTTTTACCTTGATTGAATTGCTCGTAGTTATTGCCATTATCGGCTTGCTTTCAACCTTGGCGGTCGTCGCTTTGACTTCAGCTAGAACTAAAGCCAGAGATTCAAAGAGAGTTGCGGACATGAAACAGGTCCAAACAGCTATGGAATTGTATTACAGCGCTAACAACGCTTATCCTCTTTGTGCTGCCGGAACATTGGTTTCTGCTTGCGGAGTTTTGGCGCCTGATTATTTGCCCGGCGTTGCTAATTTGAAGGATCCGGGTGGAATTGCAGCGGCTTGCGCCGATCCAGCAGCAGCGAAGTGCAATTATTCTTTTGGCGCACCAGTAGCGGGCGAGTTTGAGGTCAATTTTTGGTTAGAGGGAGCGACAGGAGATTTAGCTGCAGGTGCTCATACGGTAACACCGGCTGGTCTCAAGTAA
- a CDS encoding prepilin peptidase, translating into MVITIVFIFGLILGSFLNVVIWRMHAGESVLTGHSHCPKCRHILGPFELIPVLSFLIQKGRCRHCGKSISWQYPLVELSTAILFLLVYLPYDLRFTTYNFFLLARTWFIIATLIVVFVYDLKYYLILDKIIYPAAAVVIITLPLIYGGEISWWGLVGPIIAAILGGGFFLLQYLISKGKWIGGGDIKMGALMGLILGIGGLGVALFFAYVVGAVIGLILVAGKIKTMKSQVPFGTFLAAGTVFAMFLARPILNWYLNF; encoded by the coding sequence ATGGTGATTACAATAGTTTTTATTTTTGGCTTAATTTTGGGAAGTTTTCTAAATGTCGTAATTTGGCGGATGCATGCCGGAGAGTCGGTTTTAACCGGCCATTCCCATTGCCCAAAATGCCGCCATATTTTAGGTCCTTTTGAATTAATTCCGGTTTTAAGTTTTCTAATTCAGAAGGGGAGGTGTCGGCATTGCGGAAAATCAATTTCCTGGCAATATCCGCTCGTGGAACTTTCTACCGCGATTTTATTTTTGCTCGTTTATTTGCCGTACGATTTACGGTTTACAACCTATAATTTTTTTCTCTTAGCAAGAACATGGTTTATCATTGCTACTCTGATAGTAGTTTTTGTTTATGATTTAAAATATTATTTAATTTTGGATAAAATAATTTATCCCGCAGCGGCGGTTGTTATTATAACTTTGCCGTTAATTTATGGAGGAGAAATTTCTTGGTGGGGATTAGTTGGTCCGATTATCGCAGCAATTCTGGGCGGCGGATTTTTTCTTTTGCAGTATTTAATTTCAAAAGGTAAATGGATTGGCGGGGGAGATATAAAAATGGGAGCGTTGATGGGTTTGATTTTGGGAATTGGCGGGCTCGGCGTAGCTTTGTTTTTTGCGTATGTCGTCGGCGCGGTTATAGGGTTGATTTTAGTGGCCGGGAAAATTAAAACAATGAAAAGCCAAGTGCCATTTGGGACGTTTCTCGCCGCCGGAACTGTTTTCGCGATGTTTTTGGCTCGGCCAATTTTAAATTGGTATTTAAATTTTTAA
- a CDS encoding prepilin-type N-terminal cleavage/methylation domain-containing protein, whose product MRKGFTIIELLVSLGIFIVVTTMVVTNFRGGSRSDELKIAAETIASNLRRVQNMALAGELTDGVTPPGGYGIYFNLGSSDRYIIFADKNGNLAYDMNEALPDGTIILAKNISLSGVFPAVASTVIFKPPKPTIYINGGTADNVITVTIKHALSGKIKKILANRISGRVDVE is encoded by the coding sequence ATGAGAAAAGGTTTTACGATAATTGAACTGCTTGTTTCTTTGGGAATTTTTATTGTTGTGACGACCATGGTCGTGACGAATTTTCGGGGAGGCAGTCGGAGTGATGAATTGAAAATCGCGGCGGAAACGATTGCTTCCAATTTGCGGCGGGTACAAAATATGGCTTTGGCCGGCGAACTTACAGACGGAGTAACACCTCCGGGAGGATATGGTATTTATTTTAATTTGGGAAGTTCGGACCGCTATATAATTTTTGCCGACAAAAATGGAAATCTCGCTTACGACATGAACGAAGCTTTGCCGGACGGGACAATTATTTTAGCTAAAAACATAAGTTTGAGCGGCGTTTTTCCCGCGGTCGCGTCAACAGTAATTTTTAAGCCGCCAAAGCCGACAATCTACATTAATGGAGGCACGGCCGATAATGTTATTACGGTGACGATCAAGCATGCGTTAAGCGGAAAGATTAAAAAGATTTTGGCTAATAGAATTTCGGGCAGAGTTGACGTAGAGTAA
- a CDS encoding prepilin-type N-terminal cleavage/methylation domain-containing protein, which produces MKYIKFNFQYSALGSQSGQSLVEMIVAIAIILTGLVGALSLTISNLSGVDEAGTRVVASNLAREGVEVVRNFRDTNWLQNLDWDTGLFLINDFTAIAVFNPLTNKWHLNFTPNTVADPAAKLYRGAENIYLQDVVPPGGTATFYSRLLTLDPICFNALTQTENITGNSCGAGEEKIGIRVKSEVIWNLSGRPRDVTLEDRIYNWR; this is translated from the coding sequence ATGAAATATATAAAATTTAATTTTCAATACTCAGCTCTCGGTTCTCAATCCGGCCAGAGTTTAGTGGAAATGATTGTTGCCATTGCCATAATTTTGACCGGTTTGGTGGGAGCTTTGTCGCTCACTATTTCCAACTTAAGCGGAGTGGACGAGGCGGGGACAAGGGTTGTAGCGTCAAATCTCGCGAGGGAGGGCGTTGAAGTTGTGCGTAATTTTCGCGATACAAATTGGCTCCAAAATTTAGATTGGGATACTGGACTTTTTTTAATAAATGATTTTACGGCGATCGCCGTTTTTAATCCGCTAACAAATAAATGGCACCTAAATTTTACTCCGAACACTGTGGCTGATCCGGCGGCGAAATTATACCGCGGGGCGGAGAACATATATTTGCAGGATGTAGTTCCGCCGGGTGGCACGGCGACTTTTTATTCGAGACTTTTGACTCTTGATCCAATTTGTTTTAATGCATTGACCCAAACAGAGAATATTACCGGGAATTCTTGCGGCGCGGGAGAAGAAAAAATTGGCATCAGGGTTAAGTCGGAAGTGATATGGAATTTATCTGGCCGTCCGCGAGACGTAACATTAGAAGACAGAATTTATAATTGGCGGTAA
- a CDS encoding prepilin-type N-terminal cleavage/methylation domain-containing protein has translation MNKKGFTLVEMMVVLAIFSVATVVIVDIFMMAGKAQRRTLAIEKIQSDARYSIEAISKEIKMDMIDYGWAGYVGGITLPEDALALLDADNNSIIFKKSEDDCPTGTTKCLVVSLDGGLTWASITSEGNNVEDLKFYIDPPVDPFVMNAGNTYDSDNQPRVTIVLATKGIGGRAEEQQTIYLQTTVSSRIYRR, from the coding sequence ATGAATAAAAAAGGTTTTACACTCGTAGAAATGATGGTGGTGCTCGCGATTTTTTCCGTGGCAACGGTTGTCATTGTGGATATTTTTATGATGGCGGGCAAAGCGCAACGCCGGACTTTAGCGATAGAAAAAATTCAATCCGACGCGCGATATTCCATAGAAGCGATTTCTAAAGAAATAAAAATGGATATGATTGATTATGGTTGGGCGGGATACGTCGGCGGAATAACTTTGCCCGAAGATGCGCTTGCTCTTTTGGACGCGGACAACAATTCGATTATTTTTAAAAAAAGTGAGGATGATTGTCCTACGGGAACGACAAAATGTCTTGTGGTAAGTCTTGATGGCGGATTGACCTGGGCGAGCATTACTTCTGAAGGAAATAATGTGGAGGATTTAAAATTTTATATTGATCCGCCGGTTGATCCGTTTGTAATGAATGCGGGAAATACTTACGACTCGGATAATCAGCCGAGAGTTACTATTGTTCTTGCAACCAAAGGTATTGGCGGCCGGGCAGAGGAGCAGCAAACGATTTATTTGCAGACAACGGTGTCGAGTAGAATTTACCGCAGGTAA
- the ligA gene encoding NAD-dependent DNA ligase LigA, translating into MTREEIKKRIEKLKAEIDHHRYLYHVLDRQEISDSALDSLKHELYKLEQEYPEFITIDSPTQRVGGEALKEFKKVVHETPMLSIEDVFEFKELEAWEERIKKLLPHQKFDYYAEVKMDGLAVALIYKNGIFGVGSTRGDGKIGEDVTQNLKTIEAIPLRLNESSEREIENFIKKYGEAVDKKKFLEKIKNFPEKIEIRGECFMNKNVFEELNREQKKKGEPPFANPRNAAAGSIRQLDSKITASRKLDFFGYALMTDFGQKTHEVAHEILKLLGVKVNPENLYAKNLAEVEEFHKYLAKVRGKLNYWIDGEVVIINSNEAFDKLGVVGKTPRGMVAYKFPPEQATTIVREVVWQVGRTGAITPVAVMDPVFVAGTTVTHSTLHNLDEIERLGLKIGDTVIIEKAGDVIPKVVQVLPNLRTGKEKKIIPPEFCPMCETKLMRREGEVAIYCPNSKCFAQTLRQTSHFVSKRAFNIDGLGPKILEKFLEEGLIRDAADLYELETGDILPLERFAEKSADNLIEAIDKSRKIPLSRLIYALGIRHVGEETAADLANYFGSLEKLREATPEDLEGVPNVGGVMAESILEWFRDKSNKDLVARLLKNIAVIKPPATKKTWQGLKFVLTGTLENLTRDQAKEKIQTLGGDVAGSVSKETDYVVAGSEPGSKYDKAKKLGVKILGEKEFLEMLRKAG; encoded by the coding sequence ATGACAAGGGAAGAAATAAAAAAGAGAATAGAGAAATTAAAAGCGGAAATTGATCATCACCGCTATCTTTATCATGTTCTAGATCGGCAAGAAATTTCCGATTCCGCCCTGGATTCACTAAAACATGAATTATATAAATTGGAGCAAGAATATCCGGAATTTATCACGATCGATTCGCCGACTCAGCGCGTTGGCGGCGAAGCATTGAAAGAGTTCAAAAAAGTTGTTCATGAAACTCCGATGCTTTCCATTGAAGATGTTTTTGAATTTAAAGAATTGGAAGCCTGGGAAGAGCGGATTAAAAAACTTCTGCCACATCAAAAATTTGATTATTATGCGGAAGTAAAAATGGACGGTTTGGCCGTGGCGTTGATTTATAAAAATGGGATTTTCGGCGTTGGGTCTACGCGCGGAGACGGGAAAATCGGAGAAGACGTAACGCAAAATTTGAAAACAATTGAGGCGATTCCATTGCGTTTGAATGAATCGTCGGAACGGGAAATTGAAAATTTTATAAAAAAATACGGCGAGGCGGTTGATAAGAAAAAGTTTTTGGAAAAAATAAAAAATTTTCCGGAAAAAATTGAAATTCGCGGAGAATGTTTTATGAATAAAAATGTTTTTGAAGAACTGAACCGCGAGCAAAAGAAGAAAGGGGAACCGCCCTTCGCAAATCCCAGGAACGCCGCGGCCGGAAGCATCCGTCAGTTGGATTCAAAAATTACCGCTTCGCGCAAATTAGATTTTTTTGGCTACGCGCTTATGACCGATTTTGGCCAAAAAACCCATGAAGTAGCGCATGAAATTTTAAAGTTACTTGGGGTAAAAGTAAATCCGGAAAATCTTTACGCGAAAAATCTCGCGGAAGTTGAGGAATTTCATAAATACTTAGCGAAAGTCAGAGGAAAATTAAATTATTGGATAGATGGTGAGGTGGTTATTATAAATAGTAATGAAGCTTTTGATAAATTGGGCGTGGTCGGTAAAACGCCACGCGGTATGGTTGCTTATAAATTCCCGCCGGAGCAGGCGACAACAATTGTCCGCGAGGTTGTCTGGCAGGTTGGCCGAACGGGTGCCATAACGCCGGTCGCGGTTATGGATCCGGTTTTTGTCGCCGGCACGACCGTGACACATTCAACTTTGCATAATTTGGACGAGATAGAAAGGTTAGGTTTAAAAATCGGCGATACGGTGATTATTGAAAAAGCTGGAGATGTAATTCCAAAAGTTGTCCAGGTTTTGCCAAATCTTCGGACAGGCAAAGAAAAGAAAATTATTCCGCCGGAATTTTGTCCGATGTGTGAAACAAAACTCATGCGGCGCGAGGGGGAAGTCGCGATTTATTGTCCTAATTCAAAGTGTTTTGCCCAGACGCTTCGTCAAACATCGCATTTTGTTTCTAAACGAGCTTTTAATATAGATGGTTTAGGTCCAAAAATTCTTGAAAAATTTTTAGAGGAAGGATTGATTCGCGACGCGGCGGATTTGTATGAACTTGAAACCGGAGATATTTTACCCCTAGAACGTTTCGCGGAAAAATCAGCAGATAATTTAATTGAAGCGATTGATAAAAGCAGAAAAATTCCGCTTAGTCGGCTTATCTACGCCCTTGGGATTCGTCATGTCGGAGAAGAGACTGCCGCGGATTTAGCGAATTATTTTGGTAGTTTGGAAAAATTACGCGAGGCGACGCCGGAAGATTTGGAAGGTGTGCCAAATGTCGGCGGCGTGATGGCGGAAAGTATTTTAGAATGGTTTCGGGATAAGAGTAATAAAGATCTTGTGGCGCGATTATTAAAAAATATTGCGGTCATAAAACCGCCGGCGACAAAAAAAACCTGGCAGGGTTTAAAATTCGTTTTGACCGGAACTTTGGAAAATTTGACGCGCGATCAGGCAAAAGAAAAAATTCAGACACTTGGCGGCGATGTGGCGGGTTCGGTGTCGAAGGAAACTGACTACGTCGTGGCTGGTAGCGAGCCAGGGTCAAAATACGACAAGGCCAAAAAGTTAGGCGTGAAAATTTTGGGCGAAAAAGAATTTTTGGAGATGCTCCGCAAGGCTGGTTAA
- the gatC gene encoding Asp-tRNA(Asn)/Glu-tRNA(Gln) amidotransferase subunit GatC yields MKLTKLEVEHIATLARLELTEKEKEKFAEQLSAILGYFKELQKVDLKNVLPTAQVTGLENVARPDEVKKCDEEKMKKLIVAAPERVDNLVKVKAVFE; encoded by the coding sequence ATGAAATTAACAAAACTTGAAGTTGAACACATCGCCACTTTGGCGCGATTGGAATTGACCGAAAAAGAAAAGGAAAAATTTGCCGAACAGTTGTCGGCGATTTTGGGATATTTTAAAGAGTTACAAAAAGTTGATTTGAAAAATGTTCTGCCAACGGCGCAGGTGACGGGATTGGAAAACGTTGCTCGGCCGGATGAAGTTAAAAAATGTGATGAAGAAAAAATGAAAAAATTAATTGTCGCCGCGCCGGAGAGGGTGGATAATTTGGTAAAAGTTAAAGCCGTGTTTGAGTAA
- the gatA gene encoding Asp-tRNA(Asn)/Glu-tRNA(Gln) amidotransferase subunit GatA — protein sequence MKLNELTIKQAHDGLVKKKFTSAELTSACLTQIKKLNKKLNAFITVMEREALEQAEAVDKKIAKGGKIGILEGIPMALKDNILVKGFRATSGSKILENYVASYDATVVEKLKVAGAIILGKTNMDEFAMGASTETSYFGPTKNPHDPTRVPGGSSGGSAAAVAANMCIYALGSDTGGSVRQPASFCGVTGLKPTYGAVSRYGLMAMASSLDQIGPITKSAEDAQAVFEVIAGHDTLDSTTVEKSKIKNQKSKLQFEIKNLKIGIPKEYFIGGIDNGVEKVARTSVEKLKNAGAKIVDVSLPHAEYALAVYYLIMPAEVSANLARFDGVRYGYQTKKAKTLLDVYLKTRAEGFGDEVKRRIMLGTYALSAGYYDAYYLQAQKMRTLIREDFEKVFKEVDCILTPTAPTTAFKIGEKIDDPLTMYLSDVFTVSANVAGVPAISVPCGEVKKMPVGLQIMGKWFDEETILELAKLI from the coding sequence ATGAAGTTGAATGAGTTAACAATTAAACAAGCCCACGACGGCTTGGTAAAGAAAAAATTTACATCAGCCGAATTGACTTCGGCCTGTTTGACGCAAATAAAAAAGTTGAACAAAAAATTAAACGCGTTTATTACTGTGATGGAGCGTGAGGCTTTGGAGCAAGCGGAAGCGGTTGATAAAAAAATCGCCAAGGGTGGGAAGATTGGAATTTTGGAAGGAATACCAATGGCGCTAAAAGATAATATTTTAGTAAAAGGTTTTCGCGCGACTTCGGGTTCAAAAATTTTAGAAAATTATGTTGCGTCCTACGATGCGACAGTGGTGGAAAAATTGAAGGTGGCCGGAGCAATAATTTTGGGAAAAACAAATATGGACGAATTTGCCATGGGCGCTTCAACCGAGACATCGTATTTTGGTCCGACAAAAAATCCGCATGACCCAACTCGTGTTCCGGGCGGATCGTCTGGCGGTTCGGCGGCGGCCGTGGCGGCAAATATGTGCATTTACGCGCTCGGTTCTGACACTGGCGGTTCAGTGCGCCAGCCGGCATCTTTTTGCGGTGTTACGGGTTTAAAGCCGACTTATGGGGCAGTTTCTCGTTATGGTTTGATGGCTATGGCTTCGAGTCTAGATCAAATCGGACCGATTACAAAAAGTGCGGAGGACGCGCAAGCGGTGTTTGAAGTAATAGCTGGCCATGATACGTTAGATTCTACTACGGTAGAAAAATCAAAAATAAAAAATCAAAAATCAAAATTACAATTTGAAATTAAAAATTTAAAAATAGGTATTCCGAAGGAATATTTTATTGGTGGAATAGATAATGGCGTTGAAAAAGTTGCACGAACATCTGTTGAAAAATTAAAAAATGCGGGCGCGAAAATAGTGGATGTCAGTTTGCCACACGCGGAATATGCCTTGGCTGTTTATTATTTAATTATGCCAGCCGAAGTTTCCGCCAATTTGGCGCGTTTTGATGGCGTGAGATATGGATACCAAACAAAAAAAGCAAAAACACTTTTGGATGTATATTTAAAAACTCGTGCTGAGGGTTTTGGTGATGAAGTTAAGCGCCGAATAATGCTTGGCACTTATGCCCTGTCGGCTGGCTATTATGATGCGTATTACTTGCAAGCGCAAAAAATGCGGACATTGATTCGCGAAGATTTTGAGAAAGTTTTTAAAGAAGTCGATTGTATTTTGACGCCGACAGCACCGACCACGGCCTTCAAGATTGGAGAAAAAATAGATGATCCGTTGACGATGTATCTGTCTGATGTTTTCACTGTTTCAGCGAACGTTGCCGGAGTGCCGGCAATTTCCGTGCCGTGTGGCGAGGTAAAAAAAATGCCGGTGGGTTTGCAGATTATGGGAAAATGGTTTGATGAAGAAACAATATTGGAATTAGCAAAATTAATTTAA
- a CDS encoding carotenoid biosynthesis protein produces the protein MQSKNLNFFLANLFFAAIIILYIFILWKGQDIGGFFLTAFFTLSVFIFTLWHAFRKFGARNAILFLFLVLFVSLGAEFIGANLANNFEGYYKYSEFLGWKFLNIPLLIILMWTAIIYLSYQVSEHITNFRFTKQTPFLQKFWVSFWCALLTSLVVVAWDFALEPLAVEMGWWSWLHPGEYFGVPINNFFGWMTISFSTVFLYKIFFERERPEEATLFDYAPIIGYAMICFFTILTAININKPIFALIAFTGMFPFACIMVVKFLVGRLNFPEQYRK, from the coding sequence ATGCAGTCAAAAAATTTAAATTTTTTTCTTGCTAATTTATTTTTTGCCGCGATTATAATTCTATATATTTTTATTTTGTGGAAAGGTCAGGATATTGGCGGATTTTTTCTGACGGCGTTTTTTACTTTATCGGTTTTTATTTTTACGCTTTGGCACGCCTTCAGGAAATTCGGCGCGAGAAACGCGATTCTCTTTCTTTTTTTAGTTTTATTTGTAAGTTTGGGAGCTGAGTTTATCGGCGCCAATTTGGCTAATAACTTTGAGGGGTATTACAAATATTCAGAATTTTTAGGATGGAAGTTTTTAAATATTCCGTTGCTTATAATTTTGATGTGGACGGCAATTATTTATCTTTCCTATCAGGTTTCGGAACACATTACCAATTTTCGATTTACGAAACAAACTCCGTTTTTACAAAAGTTTTGGGTTAGTTTCTGGTGCGCGCTTTTGACATCGCTTGTAGTTGTGGCTTGGGACTTTGCCCTTGAGCCGCTCGCGGTAGAGATGGGATGGTGGTCGTGGCTTCATCCCGGAGAATATTTCGGCGTGCCGATTAATAATTTTTTCGGCTGGATGACGATTTCTTTCTCCACAGTTTTTCTTTATAAAATTTTCTTTGAGAGAGAAAGGCCGGAAGAGGCGACCTTGTTTGATTACGCTCCAATTATCGGATATGCCATGATTTGTTTTTTCACCATTCTTACGGCTATAAATATCAATAAGCCCATCTTTGCCCTGATTGCTTTTACGGGAATGTTTCCCTTTGCCTGTATTATGGTTGTTAAATTCTTGGTTGGCCGGCTTAATTTTCCCGAACAATACAGGAAATAA
- a CDS encoding type IV secretion system DNA-binding domain-containing protein, giving the protein MEEVALFAETNFRGERKRFGIKTDDRRRHMYIIGKTGMGKTTTLENLIISDIRAGRGVGVVDPHGDLAEKILDFIPADRINDVVYFNPADLDWPIAFNILESIDPRYKHLVASGMMGVFKKIWPDVWSARMEYILNNTILALLDCPGSTMLGINRMLADKDYRKKVILKLKDPVVKAFWVDEFAKYNERFATEAIAPIQNKVGQFLSASIVRNIVGQVKSTIDMREIMDSQKIFIMNLAKGRIGEDASALLGNMLVTRIQLAAMGRVDIPEPQRKDFYLYVDEFQNFATLSFANILSEARKYRLNLILAHQYIEQLAEEVAAAVFGNVGTIVAFRIGAADAEVLEKEFSPTFTSEDLVNLTKYDTYMKLMINGVSSTPFSASGLPPVMGPTDNRDKVIRVSRERYAKPKEIVEEKIIRWSGMQVIGTEEKSDEELEAEIKKSIEEKKKEAEGLKSGVAEAGEKKKPEMSQVELEERAITAREAFLEKSKVQAVDFLKIFASEPEEREKIIEEQEIKKEVAAPTVIVRPPKVVIKPTEQINIDIQIKEPQRHEKPAREEKRVPVQKQEKAVPQKSATEEDLPSPLKLDEPEEKKIASVSENLPTVSLDKKSTPAVMPAPPAVLPIKKEEKKKEEDRDKKTFEEKFPYEIICSACGKPDRVSFNPDPNRPVYCKACLKIEKEKERQAKKNKNRQKQVPRAAGTEPKSS; this is encoded by the coding sequence ATGGAGGAAGTCGCATTGTTCGCTGAAACAAATTTTCGGGGGGAGCGGAAACGTTTCGGCATAAAAACCGACGATCGCCGTCGGCACATGTATATCATCGGTAAAACCGGCATGGGAAAAACTACCACGCTGGAGAATTTGATTATCTCCGATATCAGAGCGGGTCGCGGTGTGGGCGTGGTTGATCCACATGGCGACTTAGCGGAAAAAATTCTTGATTTCATCCCGGCGGATAGAATTAACGACGTGGTTTATTTTAATCCGGCTGACTTGGATTGGCCGATTGCTTTTAATATTTTGGAATCAATTGATCCAAGATATAAACACCTTGTCGCTTCCGGTATGATGGGAGTTTTCAAAAAAATCTGGCCGGATGTTTGGTCGGCCCGAATGGAATATATTTTGAATAATACAATTTTAGCGCTCTTGGATTGTCCGGGGTCCACGATGCTTGGCATCAACCGGATGTTGGCCGACAAGGATTATCGGAAAAAAGTTATTCTTAAATTGAAAGATCCGGTGGTTAAAGCTTTTTGGGTTGATGAATTTGCAAAATATAATGAAAGATTTGCCACTGAAGCGATCGCACCAATTCAGAATAAAGTTGGTCAGTTTTTATCGGCTTCAATCGTTAGAAATATTGTTGGCCAGGTGAAATCTACGATTGATATGCGCGAGATAATGGACAGCCAAAAGATTTTTATAATGAATTTAGCAAAAGGCCGGATAGGTGAAGACGCGAGCGCTCTTTTGGGAAATATGCTTGTTACAAGAATTCAGTTGGCAGCCATGGGGCGCGTTGATATTCCGGAACCTCAGAGAAAAGATTTTTATCTCTATGTCGACGAATTTCAAAATTTTGCCACGCTGAGTTTTGCCAATATTTTATCCGAGGCCAGAAAATATCGTTTGAATTTGATTTTAGCTCATCAATATATTGAACAGTTGGCCGAAGAAGTTGCCGCCGCTGTTTTTGGCAATGTCGGAACAATTGTTGCTTTTCGAATTGGCGCGGCTGATGCCGAGGTTTTGGAAAAGGAATTTTCACCAACCTTCACGTCTGAAGATTTGGTAAATCTGACTAAGTACGACACGTACATGAAATTGATGATCAATGGAGTATCATCAACGCCTTTTTCCGCTTCGGGTTTGCCGCCAGTTATGGGCCCGACTGATAATCGAGATAAAGTCATCCGCGTTTCCCGGGAACGTTATGCCAAGCCGAAGGAAATCGTTGAAGAAAAAATTATTCGCTGGAGCGGAATGCAGGTTATTGGCACTGAAGAAAAATCAGATGAAGAACTTGAAGCGGAGATTAAAAAGTCAATTGAAGAAAAAAAGAAAGAGGCAGAAGGTCTAAAAAGCGGAGTAGCGGAGGCGGGAGAAAAGAAAAAACCGGAAATGTCTCAAGTCGAACTTGAAGAACGTGCCATTACCGCTCGTGAAGCATTTTTGGAAAAATCAAAAGTTCAAGCGGTTGATTTCTTAAAAATTTTTGCTTCAGAACCAGAAGAAAGGGAAAAGATTATTGAAGAACAAGAAATAAAAAAGGAAGTGGCTGCTCCAACCGTGATTGTACGCCCGCCGAAAGTTGTGATTAAACCGACAGAACAAATTAATATAGATATACAAATAAAGGAACCGCAGCGGCATGAAAAGCCGGCAAGGGAAGAAAAAAGGGTGCCGGTTCAAAAACAAGAAAAAGCTGTCCCTCAAAAATCAGCGACAGAGGAAGATCTTCCGTCGCCCCTGAAGCTGGATGAGCCGGAGGAGAAAAAAATTGCATCTGTTTCGGAAAATCTCCCTACAGTTTCTTTGGATAAAAAATCAACTCCGGCTGTGATGCCCGCGCCTCCAGCTGTTTTGCCGATTAAAAAAGAAGAAAAGAAAAAAGAAGAGGATAGGGATAAAAAGACATTTGAAGAAAAATTTCCTTACGAAATAATTTGCTCGGCTTGCGGAAAACCGGATAGAGTTTCTTTTAACCCCGATCCGAATCGGCCAGTTTATTGTAAGGCCTGTCTCAAAATTGAAAAAGAAAAGGAAAGGCAGGCGAAGAAAAATAAAAATAGACAGAAACAAGTGCCACGAGCCGCAGGAACGGAGCCGAAGAGTTCATAA
- a CDS encoding epoxyqueuosine reductase QueH, with product MNLTKPKLLLHICCGVCGAWVPKKLSADFDVTLYFFNPNIAPEEEYKKRLAAAWEVAKEAQIELAEGQYQPQEWLALVRGHESDPEGGARCEMCFSLRLGETVKHAKENGFEYFASTLTIGRNKKAAVINPLGEKWAKQFGLKFLAEDFKKGGGQVETDKESRRLHLYRQNYCGCIFSIKK from the coding sequence ATGAATTTAACTAAACCTAAATTATTACTTCATATTTGTTGCGGCGTTTGCGGGGCATGGGTGCCTAAAAAGCTGTCCGCAGATTTTGACGTAACTTTATATTTTTTTAATCCAAATATTGCTCCGGAGGAAGAGTACAAAAAAAGATTGGCTGCGGCGTGGGAGGTAGCAAAAGAGGCACAAATAGAATTGGCTGAAGGGCAGTATCAGCCGCAGGAATGGCTGGCTTTAGTTCGTGGCCACGAGAGTGACCCGGAAGGCGGAGCACGATGTGAAATGTGTTTTAGTTTACGTCTCGGGGAAACCGTAAAACATGCCAAAGAAAATGGTTTTGAATATTTTGCTTCAACCTTGACCATTGGCCGGAATAAAAAAGCGGCGGTGATAAATCCGCTCGGGGAAAAATGGGCAAAACAATTTGGCCTGAAATTTTTGGCGGAAGATTTTAAAAAGGGCGGCGGGCAGGTAGAGACCGACAAAGAGTCGCGTCGCCTGCACTTATATCGGCAAAATTATTGTGGTTGTATTTTTTCAATAAAAAAATAA